The Prevotella fusca JCM 17724 genome includes a window with the following:
- a CDS encoding YggS family pyridoxal phosphate-dependent enzyme — protein MYDVANNLHEVLGNLPDGVKLVAISKFHPNEYIEAAYREGQRIFGESKEQELTRKVQSLPKDIEWHFIGHLQTNKVKYIAPYISMIEAVDSLKLLKEIDKQAAKYDRIINVLLELHIAEEESKYGFSPDACRELLESGEWKELKNVHISGLMMMASNVDDRNQIKKEMTLAADLFDELKAKFFAEDSEFKERSWGMSHDYDIAVECRSTMVRVGTTIFGPRVY, from the coding sequence ATGTATGATGTAGCAAATAATTTACACGAAGTGCTTGGGAATCTTCCTGATGGCGTGAAGTTGGTTGCCATCAGTAAGTTTCACCCTAATGAGTATATAGAAGCTGCTTATCGTGAGGGGCAGCGTATCTTCGGCGAGAGTAAGGAGCAGGAATTGACACGTAAAGTCCAGAGCCTTCCAAAGGATATTGAATGGCATTTCATCGGTCATCTTCAGACTAATAAGGTGAAGTACATAGCTCCTTATATCTCTATGATTGAGGCAGTAGACTCCTTGAAGCTGTTGAAGGAAATCGATAAGCAGGCAGCAAAGTATGACCGTATCATCAACGTCCTACTGGAGTTGCATATCGCAGAAGAGGAAAGTAAATATGGATTCAGTCCTGACGCATGCCGTGAACTATTGGAAAGTGGCGAGTGGAAGGAACTCAAGAATGTGCATATCTCAGGCTTGATGATGATGGCATCGAACGTGGATGACCGTAACCAAATCAAGAAGGAAATGACCTTGGCGGCTGACCTTTTTGATGAGCTGAAGGCAAAGTTTTTCGCTGAGGATTCGGAGTTTAAGGAGCGTTCATGGGGCATGAGCCATGATTATGATATTGCCGTGGAATGCCGCTCGACTATGGTTCGTGTCGGAACAACTATTTTCGGCCCTCGTGTTTATTAG
- a CDS encoding DUF4494 domain-containing protein, translating into MRSRTSSWFETRVRYDKAMEDGQNKKVIEQYVVDAFSFSEAEEFITEEMSHYVSGEFDVKAISPAPYGEIFFSDIDTDDKWFKARLAFITLDEKTEKEKRSSVTYLVQAHSVNGAVKHVDEVMGSTMIDYEIAAITETKIMDVFEHRDGKKNEKEEKPEFDK; encoded by the coding sequence ATGAGAAGTAGAACAAGTTCCTGGTTCGAGACGAGAGTAAGATATGACAAGGCCATGGAAGACGGTCAGAACAAGAAGGTCATTGAACAGTATGTGGTAGATGCTTTCAGTTTCTCTGAGGCTGAAGAGTTTATCACCGAGGAAATGTCACATTATGTCAGCGGTGAATTTGACGTGAAAGCAATTTCGCCAGCTCCATACGGTGAGATTTTCTTCAGTGATATTGATACTGACGATAAGTGGTTCAAGGCAAGACTTGCATTTATTACGCTGGATGAGAAGACCGAGAAGGAAAAACGTTCTTCTGTAACTTATCTTGTACAGGCACATTCTGTGAACGGTGCAGTCAAGCATGTGGATGAGGTGATGGGCTCAACTATGATTGATTATGAAATTGCTGCCATCACTGAAACGAAGATTATGGATGTCTTCGAGCATCGTGACGGCAAGAAGAACGAGAAGGAAGAGAAGCCAGAGTTCGACAAGTAA
- a CDS encoding pyridoxal phosphate-dependent aminotransferase yields the protein MPEISVRGLEMPESPIRKLAPLAADAKKRGIKVYHLNIGQPDLPTPQCGLDALKKIDRKLLEYSPSQGYLSYREKLCDFYKKFNINVAPDDIIITAGGSEAVLYSFMACLNPGDEIIVPEPAYANYMAFAISAGAKIKTIATSIEEGFALPKVEKFEELINEKTRAIMICNPNNPTGYLYTRREMNQIRDLVKKYDLYLFSDEVYREYIYTGSPYISSMHLQGIENNTVLIDSVSKRYSECGIRIGALITKNEEIRKAVMKFCQARLSPPLIGQIVAEASLDAPESYYRDVYDEYVDRRKCLIDGLNRIPGVYSPIPMGAFYTVAKLPVDDSEKFCRWCLEEFSYEGETIMMAPASGFYTTPGAGYNQVRIAYVLKREDLQRALTVLQKALESYPGRVEED from the coding sequence ATGCCGGAAATATCAGTTCGTGGGCTTGAAATGCCGGAGTCACCTATCAGGAAGCTGGCTCCACTTGCCGCTGATGCAAAGAAGCGTGGTATTAAAGTTTACCATTTGAATATCGGTCAGCCAGACCTTCCTACGCCGCAATGCGGACTGGACGCACTGAAGAAGATTGATCGTAAACTTTTGGAATACTCACCGTCACAAGGTTACCTTTCTTACAGGGAGAAACTCTGTGACTTTTATAAAAAATTCAACATAAACGTTGCACCAGATGATATTATTATTACAGCTGGTGGTTCTGAAGCTGTGCTGTATTCATTCATGGCGTGTCTGAATCCTGGTGACGAGATCATAGTACCGGAACCTGCATACGCCAATTACATGGCATTTGCTATATCGGCAGGTGCAAAGATAAAAACCATCGCAACCTCCATAGAAGAGGGGTTTGCACTGCCTAAGGTTGAGAAGTTTGAAGAGCTTATCAACGAGAAGACACGTGCTATTATGATATGTAACCCGAACAATCCTACGGGTTATCTGTACACAAGAAGGGAGATGAACCAGATTCGTGACCTTGTAAAGAAGTACGACCTTTACCTCTTCTCTGATGAAGTTTACCGTGAATACATCTATACAGGCTCGCCCTATATCTCATCAATGCACCTACAGGGAATAGAGAACAATACGGTACTTATCGACTCTGTTTCAAAGCGTTATAGTGAATGTGGAATACGTATAGGTGCGCTGATTACGAAGAATGAAGAGATACGTAAGGCTGTTATGAAGTTCTGTCAGGCACGTCTTTCTCCCCCACTGATTGGTCAGATAGTTGCAGAAGCAAGTCTTGATGCACCGGAATCCTATTATCGTGATGTCTATGATGAGTATGTTGATCGCCGTAAATGCCTTATTGACGGTTTGAACCGCATCCCAGGAGTTTACTCTCCTATCCCGATGGGTGCTTTCTATACCGTAGCCAAACTCCCTGTTGACGACTCTGAGAAATTCTGCCGTTGGTGTTTGGAAGAGTTCAGTTATGAAGGAGAGACCATAATGATGGCTCCAGCCAGTGGCTTCTACACAACACCAGGTGCCGGTTACAATCAAGTCCGCATTGCTTATGTTCTGAAACGTGAAGACCTACAGCGTGCTTTAACCGTATTACAGAAGGCATTGGAATCATATCCAGGCCGTGTGGAAGAGGATTGA
- a CDS encoding ABC transporter permease produces MNYPLFIARKIYNGGDKTRKVSKPAIRIATVGVAIGLAVMIVSVCVVLGFKHSIRDKVVGFGSHITVANFLTLQGYEQHPIQMNDSLIKVLKAVPSVKHVQRYAYTQGILKTDDDFLGVVLKGVGADFDSTFIYDNMVEGSLPRFSDTENQQKLVISKTIADKLNLKVGQRIFAYFINDQGVRTRKFTVAGVYATNMKQFDAQICFTDLYTVNKLNGWEADQYSGAELQVYDFSQLNPISLNVLNKVKNTVDHYGETYSSENIIELNPQIFSWLDLMDMNVWIILTLMIAVAGVTMISGLLIIILERTKMIGILKALGSRNRQIRHIFLWFATFIIGRGLLVGNIIGLVIIFLQKWTGTIKLDPQTYYVSTVPVEVNLPLIVALNFATLLVCVAVLIAPSYLISHIHPAKSMHYE; encoded by the coding sequence ATGAACTATCCGCTTTTTATTGCTCGCAAGATATATAACGGAGGAGACAAGACACGAAAGGTATCGAAGCCTGCCATCCGCATCGCTACAGTAGGTGTAGCAATTGGATTGGCTGTTATGATAGTGTCCGTCTGCGTTGTATTGGGCTTCAAGCACTCCATCCGTGACAAGGTAGTGGGCTTCGGAAGCCATATAACTGTGGCTAACTTCCTCACATTACAAGGTTACGAGCAGCACCCTATCCAAATGAATGATTCACTGATTAAGGTTCTGAAGGCCGTTCCTAGTGTAAAACACGTACAGCGATACGCCTACACCCAGGGCATATTGAAGACCGATGACGATTTCTTAGGTGTCGTACTGAAGGGTGTAGGAGCAGACTTTGATTCCACTTTCATTTATGATAATATGGTAGAGGGTAGCCTGCCTCGATTCTCTGATACGGAGAATCAACAGAAGCTGGTCATTTCCAAAACTATAGCCGATAAGCTCAATCTAAAAGTTGGACAACGGATATTTGCCTATTTCATCAACGACCAAGGTGTCCGCACACGTAAATTTACAGTTGCAGGCGTCTATGCAACAAATATGAAGCAGTTTGATGCACAGATATGTTTTACCGACCTGTACACTGTCAACAAGCTAAACGGATGGGAAGCCGACCAATACAGCGGAGCAGAACTGCAGGTTTATGACTTCTCTCAGCTTAATCCTATATCCCTCAACGTGCTTAATAAGGTTAAGAACACGGTTGACCATTATGGCGAGACATACTCTTCAGAGAACATAATAGAGCTGAATCCGCAGATATTCTCATGGCTTGATTTGATGGATATGAACGTATGGATAATCCTTACACTTATGATTGCCGTAGCGGGTGTTACGATGATATCAGGTCTGTTGATTATCATTCTCGAACGCACCAAGATGATTGGTATATTGAAAGCACTTGGTTCACGGAACCGTCAGATACGCCATATCTTCCTTTGGTTTGCTACCTTTATTATTGGCAGAGGTCTGCTTGTAGGCAACATCATAGGACTTGTCATTATCTTCTTGCAGAAGTGGACTGGAACTATAAAGCTCGACCCGCAGACTTATTATGTAAGTACCGTGCCCGTAGAGGTAAACCTTCCGCTGATTGTCGCCCTCAACTTTGCCACACTATTGGTATGTGTTGCTGTTCTGATTGCGCCAAGCTATCTCATCAGCCACATCCATCCAGCCAAGTCAATGCACTACGAGTAA
- the panD gene encoding aspartate 1-decarboxylase, with the protein MQIQVLKSKLHCATVTEANLNYMGSITIDEDLMDAANLIAGEKVQIVNNNNGERFETYIIKGERGSGCICLNGAAARKVVVGDVVIIISYALMDFEEAKTFKPSVVFPKEGNRL; encoded by the coding sequence ATGCAAATTCAGGTTTTGAAAAGCAAGTTGCACTGTGCTACAGTTACAGAAGCAAATCTTAATTATATGGGCAGTATTACGATCGACGAGGATTTGATGGATGCTGCCAACTTGATTGCCGGCGAGAAGGTTCAGATTGTCAATAACAACAATGGCGAACGATTTGAAACTTACATTATCAAAGGTGAGCGGGGAAGTGGTTGCATCTGTCTTAACGGTGCAGCTGCGCGGAAAGTTGTTGTAGGCGATGTGGTCATTATCATCTCCTATGCACTGATGGATTTTGAGGAGGCAAAGACCTTTAAGCCGTCTGTCGTATTTCCCAAGGAAGGTAACAGGTTGTAA
- the panC gene encoding pantoate--beta-alanine ligase: MKVFKKIVELQNELFYCRKENKTVGLVPTMGALHEGHASLVKRSVEENDVTVVSVFLNPTQFNDKGDLERYPRTLEADCQLLEDCGADYVFAPSVEEIYPEPDNRHYEFPPQSTVMEGAKRPGHFNGVCQVVSRLFYIVRPVRAYFGEKDWQQIAVIKRLVDFIGMKDVLEIVECPIVRDADGLAKSSRNMLLAADERSIAPRIFEVLSESVEYSMTHSVVETHDKVVADINAVDGLEVEYFEIVDGNTLLEVNTWEAYVVGCITVYCGKTPIRLIDHIKYRR; encoded by the coding sequence ATGAAAGTTTTTAAAAAGATTGTTGAACTTCAGAACGAGCTTTTTTACTGTCGCAAGGAAAACAAGACTGTCGGATTGGTTCCTACGATGGGGGCTCTGCATGAAGGACACGCATCACTTGTGAAACGAAGTGTTGAAGAGAACGACGTGACTGTCGTTTCCGTTTTTCTTAATCCAACCCAGTTTAATGACAAAGGTGATCTGGAGCGCTATCCTCGCACGTTAGAGGCTGATTGCCAGCTATTAGAGGATTGTGGAGCGGACTATGTGTTTGCACCTTCTGTCGAAGAAATCTACCCTGAGCCTGATAATCGCCATTATGAGTTTCCACCACAATCGACAGTGATGGAAGGGGCGAAGCGTCCCGGTCACTTCAATGGCGTCTGTCAGGTTGTCAGCAGGTTGTTTTATATAGTACGACCTGTCAGAGCCTATTTCGGTGAGAAAGACTGGCAGCAGATAGCTGTCATCAAGCGTCTTGTCGATTTCATAGGAATGAAAGATGTGCTGGAAATCGTAGAATGTCCGATTGTGCGTGATGCTGACGGACTGGCAAAGAGTTCGCGTAATATGCTGCTGGCTGCTGATGAGCGTTCCATTGCGCCAAGAATCTTTGAAGTGTTGAGTGAAAGTGTGGAATACTCCATGACACACAGCGTTGTAGAGACACATGACAAGGTTGTTGCTGACATCAATGCTGTTGACGGGCTTGAGGTTGAATATTTTGAGATTGTTGATGGTAATACGCTCCTTGAGGTTAACACGTGGGAAGCGTATGTAGTTGGATGTATCACCGTTTATTGTGGAAAGACACCTATCCGGCTTATAGACCATATTAAATATAGAAGATAA
- a CDS encoding glycogen/starch synthase, with amino-acid sequence MGKKVLFVNQEIMPYVPETEMSLYGSEMPHSMQDAGFEIRTFMPRWGNINERRGQLHEVIRLSGMNLIIDDTDHPLIIKVASIPQTRIQVYFIDNEDYFQKRPAMTKDELGNDYPDNGERAIFFARGVLETVKKLRWTPDVIHCQGWMSSVIPFYVKTAYKDEPQFANSKVVTSIFAEQPQNSLGTNFKHCLEFREAKAKHLKKYGDDFDFMELGKLAIDYSDGVIGTSNKASTGLVDYAKSNDKQLLEHAIDDAELKEKYSEFYNKLF; translated from the coding sequence ATGGGAAAGAAAGTATTATTTGTTAATCAAGAAATCATGCCGTATGTGCCTGAAACAGAGATGTCTCTCTATGGCTCTGAAATGCCACACAGCATGCAGGATGCTGGATTTGAAATCCGCACTTTCATGCCAAGATGGGGAAATATAAACGAACGTAGAGGACAGCTGCATGAAGTTATCCGCCTTTCGGGGATGAATTTGATTATAGACGATACCGACCATCCACTTATTATCAAAGTGGCAAGTATTCCGCAGACACGCATACAGGTTTATTTCATTGACAATGAAGATTATTTCCAGAAACGTCCTGCCATGACAAAGGATGAACTGGGTAATGACTATCCAGACAACGGTGAGCGTGCCATTTTCTTTGCACGAGGTGTCCTGGAAACGGTCAAGAAGCTGAGATGGACTCCTGATGTAATTCACTGTCAGGGATGGATGTCATCCGTTATCCCGTTTTATGTAAAGACCGCTTACAAGGATGAGCCACAGTTTGCTAACTCCAAGGTAGTGACTTCAATCTTCGCAGAGCAGCCACAGAACAGCCTGGGTACGAACTTCAAGCACTGTCTGGAGTTCCGCGAGGCAAAGGCAAAACACCTGAAGAAGTATGGTGATGACTTTGACTTCATGGAATTGGGTAAACTGGCTATCGACTACTCTGATGGAGTAATCGGTACAAGCAACAAAGCAAGCACAGGACTTGTCGACTATGCCAAGAGCAATGACAAACAACTCCTGGAGCATGCCATTGATGATGCGGAATTAAAGGAAAAGTATTCAGAGTTTTACAATAAACTGTTCTGA
- a CDS encoding DUF4270 domain-containing protein: MRRKIIAACMFAACLGIVSCDDTTNSLGGSLIDNGDKLSIKADTFSVASETMLAGRVVARSATGYLGRMDDPETMTTVTGNLMSQFHVLSNYELPAKDSIMSRDVNNEIIADSCDIRLYYSTYYGDSLSQLKLTAYELAKPVEEGKAYYSDFDPEAKGYIRTAAKGGIAEKRSFTLTDHTEADSIRKKKGYNRNIIIRLNKQYKDKSGVTYNNYGTYLLRKYQQNPGAFRNAYRFLHEICPGFYFKIDGGSGAMAHIQMAQLNIYFKHKQKGKVTEISTNFVSTEEVLQLTNFSNDNTRLQQLASESGHTYLKTPAGMFTKLTLPMSDIMAGHTKDSINSAKIVLYRENNSSASNYLFGIPKNVLMVSADSLQSFFENNRLPDNKTSFLATYNSTMNAYVFNNISGIINLFSHNKSMPAWGKVVIVPVDLQTVTQGSGNNKQVKVTKVSHDMGLSSTKLLGNTANGKNILISVIYGKFNGR, translated from the coding sequence ATGAGAAGAAAAATCATTGCAGCTTGTATGTTTGCAGCCTGCCTCGGCATTGTATCGTGTGATGATACAACTAATTCACTTGGAGGCTCGCTGATTGACAATGGTGACAAGCTTTCCATAAAAGCAGATACCTTCAGCGTTGCATCTGAAACTATGCTTGCCGGCAGAGTTGTTGCACGCTCTGCAACAGGTTATTTAGGAAGAATGGATGACCCGGAAACGATGACAACTGTTACGGGTAACCTGATGTCACAGTTCCACGTGCTGAGTAATTATGAATTGCCTGCAAAGGATTCTATCATGAGCCGTGATGTTAACAACGAGATTATTGCTGACTCATGTGACATAAGATTGTATTACAGCACTTACTATGGCGATTCACTCAGCCAGTTGAAACTGACCGCATATGAGCTTGCTAAACCTGTAGAGGAAGGTAAGGCTTATTATTCCGATTTCGACCCTGAGGCAAAAGGATATATCCGTACAGCAGCCAAAGGAGGTATAGCAGAGAAGCGTTCTTTTACTTTGACAGACCACACAGAGGCTGACAGCATCAGAAAAAAGAAAGGTTATAATCGCAATATTATTATCCGTCTAAACAAACAATACAAAGACAAAAGCGGTGTAACATACAACAATTACGGTACTTACCTCCTTCGCAAATATCAGCAGAACCCAGGTGCATTCCGTAATGCCTATCGTTTCCTGCATGAAATCTGTCCAGGCTTCTATTTCAAGATAGATGGAGGTTCGGGAGCAATGGCACACATTCAGATGGCACAGCTGAATATTTACTTCAAACATAAGCAAAAAGGCAAGGTAACGGAGATTTCAACTAACTTTGTAAGCACTGAAGAGGTCTTGCAATTGACGAATTTCTCCAATGACAACACCCGTCTGCAACAGTTAGCAAGTGAATCGGGGCATACCTACCTCAAGACGCCAGCAGGAATGTTTACCAAACTGACATTGCCGATGTCTGACATTATGGCAGGACATACGAAAGACTCTATAAACTCGGCTAAAATCGTACTCTATCGGGAAAACAACAGCTCTGCATCCAACTACCTGTTTGGAATACCAAAGAATGTTCTGATGGTATCGGCAGACAGCCTGCAGTCATTCTTTGAGAACAACCGTCTGCCAGATAACAAGACATCGTTCCTTGCTACTTATAATAGTACAATGAATGCATACGTATTCAACAATATCTCTGGTATTATCAACCTCTTCTCCCATAACAAGTCTATGCCTGCATGGGGTAAAGTTGTAATTGTACCAGTTGACCTGCAGACCGTGACACAAGGTTCTGGCAATAATAAGCAGGTAAAGGTGACGAAGGTTTCTCATGACATGGGGCTCTCCAGCACCAAACTGCTTGGAAATACGGCAAATGGAAAGAACATTCTGATTTCTGTTATATACGGTAAATTTAATGGCAGATAA
- a CDS encoding ATP-dependent Clp protease ATP-binding subunit, translated as MMNQFSPKVSEILSFSREEAERLTSKSVAPEHIMLAILREKSGPVWELFNQCKVDIDNLKKEIEKKIQEQTTESSASVPDMLLNEQANNILKLAVLEARLQHTQTVDIIHLFLAILHDSSNNGAKMVLEDSGFNYNNAISMLQQHANQPKNGIGMADEDEMDDDMMSSSASSSGSNAKTTQAPRTKSKTPVLDSFGTDLTQAAADGKLDPVVGRENEIMRVSEILGRRKKNNPILIGEPGVGKSAIVEGLAQLIMKHLTSPILFDKRVITLDLTAVVAGTKYRGQFEERIRALIKEIEQNPDIIIFIDEIHTLIGAGSSPGSMDAANILKPALARGTIQCIGATTLDEYRNSIEKDGALERRFQKVQVEPTTVEETLQILQNIKDRYEAHHHVSYTEDALKACVKYAERYITDRFFPDKAIDIIDEAGSRIHLQHVKVPQAILDIQKEIEMAQDKKQAAVKNQNFELAASFRDKQTELEQKLKDEQEKWQKGDSEDKVEISEEDIADVVSMMTGVPVQRMKEAEGVRLKNMDAELKLVVIAQDAAIDKMVKAIQRNRVGLKDPNHPIGAFMFLGPTGVGKTYLAKRLAEMMFGSSKALIRIDMSEYTESFNTSRLVGAPPGYVGYEEGGQLTEKVRRHPYSIVLLDEIEKAHGNVFNMLLQVLDEGRLTDGNGRLIDFRNTVIIMTSNAGTRQLKEFGQGVGFKAASLNGLSQSEGDKERARAIIQKSLSKQFAPEFLNRLDEIITFDQLDLEAIKKIINIELKGLFKRVHELGYEMEITDEAKEFVATKGYDVQFGARPLKRAIQNHIEDGLSELILSGNIKAGDTIKITKEKDCEKLKFEVVSAE; from the coding sequence ATGATGAATCAATTTTCCCCAAAGGTCTCGGAAATACTTTCATTCAGCAGAGAGGAAGCGGAGCGGCTGACAAGCAAGTCGGTTGCCCCAGAGCATATTATGCTCGCCATTCTGCGAGAGAAGTCGGGACCAGTCTGGGAACTTTTCAACCAATGTAAAGTTGATATTGACAACCTCAAGAAAGAAATAGAAAAGAAGATACAGGAGCAAACAACAGAATCTTCAGCGTCAGTTCCCGATATGCTCTTGAACGAACAGGCTAACAACATCTTGAAACTGGCTGTCCTTGAAGCTCGTTTACAGCATACACAGACAGTGGATATTATCCATCTCTTCCTCGCTATCCTGCACGACTCTTCAAACAATGGTGCAAAAATGGTACTGGAGGACAGTGGATTCAACTATAACAACGCAATATCGATGTTACAACAACACGCAAACCAGCCAAAGAATGGTATTGGCATGGCTGATGAGGACGAAATGGATGACGACATGATGTCTTCATCTGCATCATCTTCTGGAAGTAATGCAAAGACAACACAGGCACCCCGTACGAAGTCTAAAACGCCAGTACTTGACAGTTTTGGAACTGACCTTACACAAGCTGCTGCCGATGGAAAGCTCGATCCTGTAGTAGGAAGAGAGAACGAAATCATGCGTGTAAGTGAGATTCTCGGACGAAGAAAGAAGAATAATCCAATTCTAATCGGTGAACCTGGTGTTGGCAAGAGTGCTATAGTTGAGGGGCTTGCACAGCTTATCATGAAGCACCTCACCTCTCCCATCCTCTTTGACAAACGTGTCATCACGCTCGACTTGACAGCTGTGGTTGCTGGTACGAAATATCGTGGTCAATTTGAGGAGCGTATCCGTGCGTTGATTAAAGAAATTGAGCAGAACCCTGACATCATTATTTTCATAGATGAGATTCACACGCTGATTGGTGCTGGCTCTTCACCTGGTTCAATGGATGCAGCTAACATCCTGAAACCAGCTTTGGCAAGGGGAACAATACAGTGTATTGGTGCAACAACCTTGGACGAGTACCGTAATTCAATTGAGAAAGATGGAGCCTTGGAGCGTCGTTTCCAGAAGGTACAGGTTGAGCCGACCACAGTTGAGGAGACACTGCAGATTCTTCAAAATATCAAAGACCGCTATGAAGCGCATCATCATGTAAGCTATACAGAAGATGCACTGAAGGCTTGTGTGAAGTATGCAGAAAGATATATTACAGACAGATTCTTCCCAGACAAGGCGATAGATATTATTGACGAGGCAGGTTCACGTATCCATCTGCAGCACGTTAAGGTGCCGCAGGCTATCCTGGATATTCAGAAAGAGATTGAAATGGCACAGGATAAGAAGCAGGCTGCCGTGAAGAACCAGAACTTTGAACTGGCTGCAAGTTTCCGTGACAAGCAGACTGAACTTGAACAGAAGCTCAAGGATGAACAGGAGAAATGGCAGAAGGGAGACTCTGAAGACAAGGTTGAAATCAGTGAAGAAGACATCGCTGACGTTGTTTCAATGATGACGGGCGTGCCTGTACAGCGTATGAAGGAAGCTGAAGGTGTCCGGCTGAAGAATATGGACGCAGAACTGAAGCTGGTTGTCATTGCACAGGATGCCGCCATAGACAAGATGGTAAAGGCTATCCAGCGTAATCGTGTAGGACTGAAAGACCCTAACCACCCCATCGGTGCCTTTATGTTCTTAGGTCCTACAGGTGTTGGTAAGACTTATCTTGCCAAGCGACTTGCAGAGATGATGTTCGGTTCTTCAAAAGCATTGATTCGCATTGATATGAGCGAATATACCGAAAGCTTCAATACTTCACGCCTTGTTGGTGCACCTCCGGGCTATGTAGGCTATGAGGAAGGCGGACAGCTGACGGAGAAGGTACGTCGCCATCCCTACTCTATCGTCTTGCTTGACGAGATAGAGAAGGCTCACGGTAATGTATTCAACATGCTTCTGCAGGTGCTTGATGAAGGTAGATTGACTGATGGAAACGGACGATTGATAGACTTCCGCAATACGGTAATTATCATGACATCAAATGCAGGTACACGCCAGCTGAAGGAGTTCGGACAGGGTGTTGGTTTCAAGGCAGCAAGTTTGAACGGTCTATCACAGAGTGAGGGCGATAAGGAACGTGCACGTGCCATTATCCAGAAGAGTCTTAGCAAGCAGTTCGCACCAGAGTTTCTCAACCGTTTGGACGAGATTATCACCTTCGACCAGCTGGACCTCGAGGCTATCAAAAAGATTATTAACATTGAACTCAAGGGTTTGTTCAAGCGTGTGCATGAACTGGGCTACGAGATGGAGATAACGGATGAAGCCAAGGAGTTTGTTGCTACCAAGGGTTATGACGTTCAGTTTGGTGCTCGTCCATTGAAGCGTGCTATCCAAAACCATATCGAGGATGGACTGAGCGAACTGATTCTCTCAGGCAATATAAAGGCTGGTGATACTATCAAGATAACGAAAGAGAAAGACTGTGAGAAGTTGAAGTTTGAAGTGGTTTCAGCTGAATAA